The Candidatus Poribacteria bacterium nucleotide sequence GGAGACCCGAGACGACGTCGACACACCGGACGACTTGATCCGGCTGGGCGCAGAGCTCGAGGCTCGGATGCGACGCGGCGCGCCGACCGCGCCTCACACGACGAACTGGCTCCGCCACACGTTGCCGCCGATGCCAAAGCGCCAAATCGTGTATCCTCGCAGCAGGTGATGTGGTATACAGGAACGCCTGCGAGCAACCTCGCGGACCAGCACATCATCGCGGCAGGACAGGAGGGAAGTTACGCATGCAGCTAGCAGTTAGACGCCATCATGGGATCGCGGTGGTCGCCTTGAGAGGCGAAGTCCTCGGGGAAGACGGTCTCAAGTTGCGCTCGGCGCTCGAGCACGCCATCGACGGCTCGGAGCGCGAGACCCCGTCCCTGATCGTCGTCATCAACGAAGTGCGACGTATGGATAGCTCGGCACTCGGAGCGCTCGTGTATGCACAGTCCCAT carries:
- a CDS encoding STAS domain-containing protein, with protein sequence MQLAVRRHHGIAVVALRGEVLGEDGLKLRSALEHAIDGSERETPSLIVVINEVRRMDSSALGALVYAQSHARTRGGRMAVVGGTSDIARLLELSQLTAVLERFPDLQSALASLEPSN